The DNA sequence CTATGACAATGTCAAGGAGCAAACAATTAGAAGAATAAATCTCCTTTAGACTCATGATGCTCCATGACGATTGAAATTCAAGGGACATCAAGATCATGGCTTGGagcataattatataataatttatgcaattaaaaatatttgcaattttgttttaattaataaataatttgtttttgtttatttatttttctcaatttttgaattatttttgggTTCAATGTCTTTGGGCTTTCTTTTGTGGTTTCTTAGGTGTCTTAAACATTTGTGCCTATATATAGGAGTATAAAATACATACGTAGATAGTTTTGAGTCATAATATATgcatttgtattttttagagAGGATTATCTGGTTATTGGATTAAAACTctgattcttatcaaagattaacatctttgtggTAAATCTTCACTTGACTTATCAATCTGCTAGATTGTCGTGTCTCGATCTCTATCTTGTTCTACATTCTTCTTTAATCTATTTTTGTTGTATtccttaaaaattcaaattcagaaaagatTGTACTCTTTCCTAAACATGATTGTATCATttattagtttagttttaataatttttgttttgataactctagttttagtcttaGTTTTTATTAGTTCATacttttaatcttaaaactATGTTGGAAacattcaatacaaaaatttatgctagatgttttttgttttctaggttaggaaaattgtaaaacaaataaattatttaaaagaatgcTACAATTACGTTTATTAATACACTAAAAGACATCATTTGACGTCGGTTTATATCATAAAGATGGTTCTCAATGGTGACTTATTTCCGATCAGTGCCAAAGCTTCGCAAAAGTttgcgctcaatgcttttagACGTCAATTTCTCTTCTATTCGTTGTGAATGGATTTTGGTTTCACCCAGGATCGATGTTCTTTAACGTCGGCTGTCCATTCTGAAGTCAAACAAGAATGTTGGAGTTTAGACtaacatcaaatataaaaaataacatgtcAAAACTCGTTTTTATATTAGTGATTGAATTTTCAAAGTATGCTTTTGCATAGtacctattttaaaaataaataaacaaataaataaatgacactttcacacacataaattttttatatttattttacattattatttttttaaatacaaatatgacTATTTTATCTTGTTAGGTGTGTTAAAATGAATGTAAACTGTTTTCGTCCTACCATACTCTATTAAATatgatggaaaaaaatattcattgatGGAAAACAGCTGTGTAAATTTGGGTTGACGGGAAGACTTTAAATTTATAGGTTGACTATTATGATCTTCGAACAAAATGACCTTCTGCACTGCATTATTCAATGGATTGTGATTCACTCTCAATTTACTCATTTCCGTTCATCTGCATATTCCCTTTTTCTGTATCCATCTTCCATTAAATAGTTTTTCATCTAGATTATCTCAGCACTAACTCATTCCCATTCATCCACCCCATTTTCTACCATGGCTGTTCAATTGATTATCGATGCTGCTCTGTCCAAATTCTTTGAGAAGACTTTTGACAATTTATTTTCTCGTTTTGGAGACATATTTCGTGGAgacaaaagtaaaaagaaacagATAAGCAACTTGAAGGGGAAGCTCCTGGCCATTGATGTTGTGGCTGATGATGCAGAGCAGAAACAGTTCACAAATCCACGTGTGAGAGATTGGCTTCTCGCAGCCAAAGATGCCGTGTATGATGCAGAGGATCTCCTGGAGGAAATAGATCATGATGCTAAAGAGGTTTGGAATCCCCTCACTTCTTTTATCAGtttctttgaaaataaatttaagacaaGGATGGAACAACTCATTGAAGACCTAGAAGATCTTGCTTCACAAAGCCGTGTTCTAGGTTTGAAAAAGGCTGATGATGTTGGGGTCTCAGGATGGGTCAGTAAATTACGATCAACATATTTGCCAAATGAAAGTGTTATATATGGCAGAGATGATGacaaaaaatttgtgtttgagtGGCTCACATCTAACACTCACAACAACCTGTCTATACTTTCTATTGTGGGAATGCCTGGGGTGGGTAAAACCACTCTTGCCCAACATTTATTTAATGACCCAAGGATGGATAAGAATAAATTTGATGTCAAAGTTTGGGTCTGTGTTTCAGATGAATTTGATGTTTTCAAGGTATCAAGAGCAATTCTTGAGGATGTTACGGGATCACGTGATGATAGCAGAGATACAGAAATGGTTCACaaaagattgaaagaaaaatttacgaagaaaaaatttcttcttgttttggATGACGTTTGGAATGAAAATCAATCTAAATGGGAAGAGGTGCAAAAGCCTCTTGTTTTCGGAGCCCAAGGGAGTAAGATTCTTGTCACTACACGTAATAAGGAAGTTGCTACTATCATGCAGTCAGAGGAACACTACCTAGAACAACTAGAGTACAAGCATAGCTGGAGATTGTTTGCTAAACATGCATTCCGAAATGATGATACTGAACCAAATCCAGAGTACAAGGACATTGACGTCaagattgttaaaaaatgtaaagGATTACCTCTTGCCTTGAAAACCATGGGTAGTCTATTATACAACAAATCATCTGTTTCAGAATGGGAAACTGTGTTTCAAAGCGAAATATGGAAATTTTCACAAGAGCGTTGTGATATTGTTCCCGCATTAGCATTGAGCTATATCCACCTTCCATCTCATTTGAAGGTCTGCTTTGCTTACTGTGCACTATTCCCTAAGGATTATGAGTTTAGAAAAGAGGATTTGATTCACTTGTGGATAACTGAAAATTTCTTACACAGTCATCAACATAGTAAGACTCCCGAAGAAGCTTGTCAACAATACTTCAATGATTTAAAATCAAGGTCCCTCTTTCAACAATCAGGTGAAAAGAAAGAAGTATTTGTCATGCATGACCTTCTAAATGATTTGGCAAAATATGTTGCTGGAGGCATATATTTCAGATGCAAAAttgatcaaacaaaaaaaatacaagaagtAACTCgtcatttttcatttgaactTGATTGCAACAGAGACTTTGAAGGGCTTGGAACTTTATATAAAACACAAAGGTTACGTACATTTATGCCAACAGGTAAGAGCATGGATCAACTTCCCTATCATTGGCATTGCAAAATGTCGATACCTGAATTGTTCACCATGTTTAACTTCTTGCGTGTCTTATCCCTCTCTCATTGTTCTGACCTTAAAGAGGTACCTGACTGTGTCGGCAATCTTAAATATCTTTGTTCGTTAGATCTCTCTCGTACtgccataaaaaaattatgtgaaagcATATGTTCACTCTCGTACTTACAAATACTAAAGTTGAACTATTGTAGATATTTAGAAGAGTTACCCTCAAATTTGAATTCGCTTACCACTTTGTGTCGCCTTGAATTTATAGAGACTAAAGTGATAAAGGTGCCAAATTTGAAAGAGTTGAAGAATCTTAAAGTAATGATGAGTTCCTTTAAAGTTGGCTGTAGTAGCGAGTTGGGTATTCAACGGTTAGGAGAGCTCAACAACCTTCATGAAAGCCTATCAATTGACGAGTTGGAGAAAATTGAGAAACCCCGGGATGCATCAGATGCAAATTTGAAGAATAATACACACCTTATGAAGCTAGAGTTGAAATGGAATTCAAAGAGGGAAGAGAACTCTATTGATTCAAAAAAAGAAGAGGATGTAATTGACAAGTTGCAACCTTCCAAAAACTTAAAGGAGTTATCAATCTTTAGCTATGGAGGCACACAATTTCCAGATTGGTTACTAGAAGATTCATTGTGGGAGATGGTGTCCTTAGCGTTGAAGGAATGTAAATCTTGCCAAAGTTTACCTCCACTTGGACTTTGGAAATATCTAA is a window from the Vigna radiata var. radiata cultivar VC1973A unplaced genomic scaffold, Vradiata_ver6 scaffold_206, whole genome shotgun sequence genome containing:
- the LOC106780790 gene encoding putative disease resistance RPP13-like protein 1 translates to MAVQLIIDAALSKFFEKTFDNLFSRFGDIFRGDKSKKKQISNLKGKLLAIDVVADDAEQKQFTNPRVRDWLLAAKDAVYDAEDLLEEIDHDAKEVWNPLTSFISFFENKFKTRMEQLIEDLEDLASQSRVLGLKKADDVGVSGWVSKLRSTYLPNESVIYGRDDDKKFVFEWLTSNTHNNLSILSIVGMPGVGKTTLAQHLFNDPRMDKNKFDVKVWVCVSDEFDVFKVSRAILEDVTGSRDDSRDTEMVHKRLKEKFTKKKFLLVLDDVWNENQSKWEEVQKPLVFGAQGSKILVTTRNKEVATIMQSEEHYLEQLEYKHSWRLFAKHAFRNDDTEPNPEYKDIDVKIVKKCKGLPLALKTMGSLLYNKSSVSEWETVFQSEIWKFSQERCDIVPALALSYIHLPSHLKVCFAYCALFPKDYEFRKEDLIHLWITENFLHSHQHSKTPEEACQQYFNDLKSRSLFQQSGEKKEVFVMHDLLNDLAKYVAGGIYFRCKIDQTKKIQEVTRHFSFELDCNRDFEGLGTLYKTQRLRTFMPTETKVIKVPNLKELKNLKVMMSSFKVGCSSELGIQRLGELNNLHESLSIDELEKIEKPRDASDANLKNNTHLMKLELKWNSKREENSIDSKKEEDVIDKLQPSKNLKELSIFSYGGTQFPDWLLEDSLWEMVSLALKECKSCQSLPPLGLWKYLKDLKIAGLDGIVSIDADFYGNNSSSFNSLENLEISDMKQLEKWECKAVRGAFPSLKRLSISNCPKLEGDLPEQLVPLNDLKISQCDQALTVTALKVRWPTMKRLKIDGDNLEASMVKIVWHFTSLEVLDINSHSKANSDESVSPWTFPLHFFPTLSTLNLRGFLNLQMISQVDRHNHLKHLTIEKCPKFESLPESMHTMLPSLMRLSIYDCQKLESFPHGGLPPNLNFVKLQNCCSTLIGSLKGALGANTLKSLWIGLVDAECFPVEGLLPLSLTSLHIYRFENLKNLDYEGLRQLSSLEKLSLRDCPNLERLPEKGLPESILQFSISGKCSLLKHRCQEGGEDWEKIAHIQNLDVGMTSGCQH